A window of Oncorhynchus tshawytscha isolate Ot180627B linkage group LG10, Otsh_v2.0, whole genome shotgun sequence contains these coding sequences:
- the LOC112259877 gene encoding C-type lectin domain family 4 member K: MMSGEIIYSDVTFTRHQNQDTGAESEVSNGVAEREEDVTYSEVKRPGGRASEQKDPGKGRDPGNSDPTPPVGSKATIPEGGYGRVPVVTLMCLCVLLLGLAITLGVLYASNMTSLQAEGARFAQMKENLTGKLHELQDSYKRLQNETHNVTVQRDLLSSELQDCNANLTRVKDLLATIQGNQKRCNTSQLCSPGWEFYNGSCYYFSKDKMTWEQSQYACIHDGGHLVIIESQQEQEFIKQRVVALGMDPYEHSPWMGLTDEKQEGLWVWMDNTPLKENIKYWDFGEPNNHGPKGESENCVRIGQKCHNQINCWFDFPCAEPSKRICESRAVCESRAGTP; this comes from the exons ATGATGTCTGGTGAAATCATCTACTCCGATGTTACATTCACTCGGCATCAGAACCAAGATACTGGAGCAGAAAGTGAAGTTTCTAATG GAGTAGCCGAACGTGAAGAGGATGTCACATACTCTGAGGTTAAAAGACCGGGAGGTAGAGCTAGTGAGCAGAAGGATCCTGGGAAAG GAAGGGACCCTGGCAATAGTGACCCCACTCCCCCAGTGGGGTCAAAGGCTACAATCCCTGAGGGAGGGTATGGCAGAGTTCCCGTGGTGACCCtgatgtgtctctgtgttctactgCTGGGCCTGGCGATCACTCTGGGAGTCCTCT atgcttccaacatgactagtCTTCAAGCTGAAGGGGCTCGCTTTGCCCAGATGAAAGAGAATCTAACAG GGAAACTGCATGAACTGCAAGACAGCTATAAGAGACTGCAGAATGAGACCCACAACGTAACAG TCCAGAGAGACCTGTTATCCTCAGAGCTACAAGACTGTAATGCCAACCTTACTAGGGTCAAAGATCTCCTGGCAACCATCCAAG GGAATCAGAAGAGATGTAATACCAGTCAGCTGTGTTCTCCTGGCTGGGAGTTCTACAATGGATCATGTTACTACTTCTCTAAAGACAAAATGACCTGGGAACAGAGTCAGTACGCCTGCATCCACGATGGAGGACACCTGGTCATCATAgagagtcagcaggagcag GAGTTTATAAAACAGAGAGTGGTAGCACTGGGAATGGATCCTTATGAACACAGCCCCTGGATGGGACTGACAGATGAGAAGCAAGAGGGATTGTGGGTCTGGATGGACAATACACCTCTTAAAGAGAACATCAA GTACTGGGACTTTGGCGAACCAAATAACCATGGGCCTAAAGGTGAAAGTGAAAACTGTGTCCGAATTGGTCAAAAATGTCACAACCAAATAAATTGTTGGTTTGACTTTCCATGTGCCGAACCGTCTAAGAGAATCTGTGAGAGTCGTGCAGTCTGTGAAAGTCGGGCAGGCACTCCATAG